A genomic stretch from Dyella sp. M7H15-1 includes:
- the folK gene encoding 2-amino-4-hydroxy-6-hydroxymethyldihydropteridine diphosphokinase translates to MARVYLSLGSNQEPHRYLRAALEELRARFGALNVSPAYRSASVGFDSADFVNLVVGMDTDLAPHALNDWLHALEDRHGRRRAVPRYADRTLDVDIVLYDDLVTQGPGHLDIPRKELKHAFVLKPMVDIAPDLRHPVDGRTMAEWWAAFPTGSEPLVQINL, encoded by the coding sequence ATGGCGCGTGTCTATCTCAGCCTGGGCTCCAACCAGGAGCCGCATCGTTACCTTCGTGCCGCGTTGGAAGAATTGCGTGCCCGCTTCGGCGCGCTGAATGTTTCGCCAGCTTATCGAAGCGCTTCGGTGGGCTTTGACAGCGCGGACTTCGTCAATCTGGTGGTGGGCATGGACACGGATCTGGCCCCGCACGCACTCAATGACTGGCTGCATGCACTGGAAGACCGTCACGGTCGCCGCCGTGCCGTGCCGCGCTATGCCGATCGCACACTTGATGTGGATATCGTGCTTTATGACGATCTAGTCACGCAGGGGCCGGGGCATCTGGATATTCCGCGCAAGGAGCTGAAACATGCTTTCGTGCTCAAGCCGATGGTCGATATCGCGCCTGATCTGCGGCATCCCGTCGACGGACGCACGATGGCCGAATGGTGGGCTGCGTTTCCAACGGGCAGCGAACCGTTGGTGCAGATAAATCTCTAG
- the folB gene encoding dihydroneopterin aldolase, producing the protein MDIVFIEDLRIDTVIGIYDWEKRVRQTLSFDIEMAFDNTVPAASDDIAHTLNYKDVSKRLMAYVGESSFGLVETLAERCAAIIREEFGVAWVRLKLSKPGAVRGAKAVGVCIERGKRPN; encoded by the coding sequence ATGGATATCGTTTTCATCGAAGACCTGCGCATCGACACCGTCATCGGCATCTACGACTGGGAGAAGCGCGTGCGCCAGACGCTGTCGTTCGATATCGAGATGGCGTTCGACAACACCGTGCCTGCTGCGAGCGACGACATTGCGCACACGCTGAACTACAAAGACGTGTCCAAACGTTTGATGGCTTATGTCGGGGAATCCAGCTTCGGATTGGTGGAAACGCTGGCTGAGCGTTGTGCAGCCATTATTCGCGAAGAGTTCGGCGTGGCGTGGGTGCGGCTCAAGCTGTCCAAGCCCGGCGCGGTGCGTGGTGCCAAAGCCGTGGGTGTCTGCATCGAGCGCGGCAAGCGACCGAACTGA